A genomic window from Streptomyces mirabilis includes:
- a CDS encoding DUF6230 family protein — MESQVRGGTRWKRFAVVMVPSVAATAAIGVALAQGALAASFSVSGQSFKVTADSLHGEGFSQYGAIDSGYTLDGQKTAHPVAVSAFKSASITNMCQSVVTPNIPLLGSVSLVLKAGGGGTPVQAENLYIDVEDLQADATFHNIDIGVAAKDASKGPGIAKGDQANPYGFAQQADSADLTDVKQTAWATTAGTFKLSGLKMSLSKGVKECY, encoded by the coding sequence ATGGAGTCCCAGGTGCGTGGCGGGACCAGATGGAAGCGGTTCGCGGTCGTGATGGTGCCCAGCGTGGCCGCCACGGCAGCGATAGGTGTCGCCCTCGCGCAGGGCGCTCTCGCCGCGTCGTTCAGCGTGTCGGGTCAGTCGTTCAAGGTGACGGCGGACTCGCTCCACGGAGAAGGCTTCTCGCAGTACGGAGCCATCGACTCGGGGTACACCCTCGACGGCCAGAAGACGGCTCACCCCGTCGCGGTCTCGGCGTTCAAGTCCGCGTCGATCACCAACATGTGCCAGTCCGTGGTCACCCCGAACATCCCGCTGCTCGGATCGGTCAGCCTGGTCCTGAAGGCGGGCGGCGGTGGCACGCCGGTCCAGGCCGAAAACCTGTACATCGACGTCGAGGACCTGCAGGCTGACGCGACGTTCCACAACATCGACATCGGTGTTGCGGCCAAGGACGCCAGCAAGGGTCCGGGCATTGCCAAGGGTGACCAGGCGAACCCGTACGGATTCGCCCAGCAGGCCGATTCGGCCGACCTTACCGATGTGAAGCAGACGGCGTGGGCGACCACCGCCGGTACGTTCAAGCTCAGCGGCCTGAAGATGTCGCTGTCCAAGGGCGTCAAGGAGTGCTACTAG
- a CDS encoding DUF6114 domain-containing protein → MSAESPGQSEHYLQVFRRNFRTWRGDRPFWAGLFILLGGFPIAYFPYANLQIGHLTLAMSTTAGAGSLIIGVLLWVLGISLWFQKHVRTFAGVAAILLALVSIPVSNLGGFLIGFLFAMTGGAMAVSWVPGEPGEEQRAPAHKSEGGAPGAPDITPKTPHLPQSPESTGLQHGADSAGPAVADESGEPRDLSGMSSAHGANGRHSAG, encoded by the coding sequence ATGAGCGCCGAGTCACCCGGGCAGAGCGAGCACTATCTCCAAGTCTTCCGGCGGAACTTCCGTACCTGGAGGGGCGATCGCCCGTTCTGGGCCGGCTTGTTCATCCTGCTCGGCGGCTTCCCCATCGCCTACTTCCCGTACGCGAACCTTCAGATCGGTCATCTGACGCTGGCGATGTCCACCACCGCCGGCGCCGGCTCCCTGATCATCGGCGTGCTGCTCTGGGTCCTGGGCATCAGTCTCTGGTTCCAGAAGCACGTACGGACCTTCGCCGGGGTCGCGGCGATCCTGCTCGCGCTGGTCTCCATCCCGGTGTCCAACCTCGGTGGCTTCCTCATCGGCTTCCTCTTCGCCATGACCGGCGGCGCGATGGCGGTCTCCTGGGTTCCTGGAGAGCCCGGCGAGGAGCAGCGTGCGCCGGCGCACAAGAGCGAGGGCGGCGCCCCGGGCGCCCCCGACATCACCCCGAAAACCCCGCACCTGCCGCAGAGCCCGGAGTCCACGGGCCTCCAGCACGGTGCCGACAGCGCGGGCCCCGCGGTCGCCGACGAGTCGGGCGAGCCGAGGGACCTGTCAGGAATGAGCTCCGCTCACGGGGCGAACGGGAGGCACAGTGCCGGCTGA
- the pyk gene encoding pyruvate kinase, producing MRRSKIVCTLGPAVDSHEQLVALIEAGMNVARFNFSHGTQAEHQSRYDRVRAAAAETGKAVGVLADLQGPKIRLETFAEGPVELVRGDEFTITIEDVPGDKHICGTTYKGLPGDVSKGDPILINDGNVELKVVEVDGSRVKTVVIEGGVISDHKGINLPGTAVNVPALSEKDVEDLRFALRMGCDMVALSFVRDAHDVNDVHKVMDEEGRRVPVIAKVEKPQAVENMEAVVAAFDAVMVARGDLAVEYPLEKVPMVQKRLVELCRRNAKPVIVATQMMESMITNSRPTRAEASDVANAILDGADAVMLSAESSVGAYPIETVKTMSKIVVAAEEELLSKGLQPLVPGKKPRTQGGSVARAACEIADFLGGKGLVAFTKSGDTARRLSRYRAAQPILAFTTDEGTRNQLALSWGVESHVVPFVKSTDEMVDLVDHELQKLKRFNDGDIVVMTAGSPPGVPGTTNMVRVHHLGESGRTA from the coding sequence ATGCGCCGTTCGAAAATCGTCTGTACTCTCGGCCCCGCGGTCGACTCCCACGAGCAGCTCGTCGCGCTGATCGAAGCCGGCATGAACGTGGCCCGCTTCAACTTCAGCCACGGCACGCAGGCAGAGCACCAGAGCCGCTACGACCGGGTCCGGGCCGCCGCGGCCGAGACCGGCAAGGCCGTCGGTGTCCTCGCCGACCTGCAGGGCCCGAAGATCCGTCTGGAGACCTTCGCCGAGGGACCCGTCGAGCTGGTGCGCGGTGACGAGTTCACCATCACCATCGAGGACGTGCCCGGCGACAAGCACATCTGCGGCACGACCTACAAGGGTCTGCCCGGTGACGTCTCCAAGGGCGACCCGATCCTCATCAACGACGGCAACGTCGAGCTGAAGGTCGTCGAGGTCGACGGTTCCCGCGTCAAGACGGTCGTCATCGAGGGCGGTGTGATCTCGGACCACAAGGGCATCAACCTGCCCGGCACGGCCGTGAACGTGCCGGCGCTGTCCGAGAAGGACGTCGAGGACCTGCGCTTCGCGCTGCGGATGGGCTGCGACATGGTCGCCCTGTCCTTCGTGCGTGACGCCCACGACGTGAACGACGTGCACAAGGTGATGGACGAGGAGGGCCGCCGGGTCCCCGTCATCGCCAAGGTCGAGAAGCCGCAGGCGGTCGAGAACATGGAGGCCGTCGTCGCGGCGTTCGACGCCGTCATGGTGGCCCGTGGCGACCTGGCCGTCGAGTACCCGCTCGAGAAGGTCCCGATGGTGCAGAAGCGCCTCGTGGAGCTGTGCCGCCGCAACGCCAAGCCGGTGATCGTCGCGACCCAGATGATGGAGTCGATGATCACCAACTCCCGGCCGACCCGCGCCGAGGCCTCCGACGTCGCCAACGCGATCCTCGACGGCGCCGACGCGGTCATGCTCTCGGCCGAGTCGAGCGTGGGCGCGTACCCGATCGAGACGGTCAAGACGATGTCGAAGATCGTCGTGGCGGCGGAGGAAGAGCTCCTCTCCAAGGGGCTGCAGCCCCTGGTCCCCGGCAAGAAGCCCCGCACGCAGGGTGGTTCGGTCGCCCGTGCCGCCTGCGAGATCGCCGACTTCCTCGGCGGCAAGGGCCTGGTCGCCTTCACCAAGTCCGGTGACACCGCCCGCCGGCTCTCCCGCTATCGCGCGGCCCAGCCGATCCTGGCCTTCACCACCGACGAGGGCACCCGCAACCAGCTCGCGCTGAGCTGGGGCGTCGAGTCACACGTCGTGCCGTTCGTGAAGAGCACCGACGAGATGGTCGACCTCGTCGACCACGAGCTCCAGAAGCTCAAGCGGTTCAACGACGGCGACATCGTCGTGATGACCGCCGGCTCGCCCCCCGGCGTCCCCGGCACCACCAACATGGTCCGGGTGCACCACCTGGGCGAGAGCGGTCGCACCGCCTGA
- a CDS encoding acetate kinase: MTATRVLVLNSGSSSVKYQLLDMRDSSRLAMGLVERIGEGTSRLKHTALTTGETRETIGPIADHAAALKTVAEELTKDGLGLDSPELAAIGHRVVHGGQQFTAPTVIDEAVLAEIERLIPVAPLHNPANLIGIRTAQALRPDLPQVAVFDTAFHTTMPESAARYAIDVKTADAYRIRRYGFHGTSHAYVSRATAELLGRAPEDVNVIVLHLGNGASASAVRGGRCVDTSMGLTPLEGLVMGTRSGDMDPAVIFHLMRVGGMSTDEIDTLLNKKSGLIGLCGDNDMREIRRRVDEGDEQARLAFDIYIHRLKKYIGAYYAVLGRVDAIAFTAGVGENAAPVREAAVAGLEELGLAVDADLNAARGDGPRLVSPEGARVAVAVVPTDEELEIATQTYALVGASHDLI, encoded by the coding sequence GTGACCGCCACCCGCGTCCTCGTCCTCAACTCCGGCTCCTCGTCGGTGAAGTACCAGCTGCTCGACATGCGCGACAGCAGCCGTCTCGCCATGGGCCTCGTCGAGCGCATCGGCGAGGGCACCTCCCGGCTGAAGCACACGGCGCTCACCACGGGCGAGACCCGCGAGACGATCGGCCCCATCGCCGACCACGCCGCCGCCCTCAAGACCGTCGCCGAGGAGCTGACCAAGGACGGCCTCGGCCTGGACTCGCCCGAGCTGGCCGCGATCGGCCACCGGGTGGTGCACGGCGGGCAGCAGTTCACCGCGCCCACGGTCATCGACGAGGCCGTGCTCGCCGAGATCGAGCGGCTGATCCCGGTCGCCCCGCTGCACAACCCGGCGAACCTGATCGGTATCCGTACGGCCCAGGCGCTGCGCCCCGACCTGCCCCAGGTCGCCGTCTTCGACACCGCCTTCCACACGACGATGCCGGAGTCGGCGGCGCGCTACGCGATCGACGTGAAGACCGCCGACGCGTACCGCATCCGGCGCTACGGCTTCCACGGCACCTCGCACGCGTATGTGTCCCGGGCGACGGCCGAGCTCCTGGGCAGGGCCCCCGAGGACGTGAACGTCATCGTGCTGCACCTCGGCAACGGCGCGTCCGCCTCCGCCGTACGGGGCGGCCGCTGCGTGGACACCTCGATGGGGCTCACGCCGCTGGAGGGACTGGTCATGGGCACGCGGTCGGGCGACATGGACCCCGCGGTCATCTTCCATTTGATGCGCGTTGGCGGGATGTCCACGGACGAGATCGACACTTTGCTGAACAAGAAGAGCGGCCTGATCGGTCTGTGCGGCGACAACGACATGCGGGAGATCCGTCGCCGTGTCGACGAGGGTGACGAGCAGGCGCGGCTCGCCTTCGACATCTACATCCACCGCCTGAAGAAGTACATCGGCGCCTACTACGCGGTACTGGGCCGGGTGGACGCGATCGCCTTCACCGCCGGAGTGGGCGAGAACGCCGCCCCGGTGCGCGAGGCCGCGGTGGCCGGTCTGGAGGAACTCGGCCTGGCGGTCGACGCCGACCTGAACGCGGCTCGAGGGGACGGGCCCAGACTCGTCTCCCCCGAGGGCGCACGGGTCGCGGTCGCCGTGGTGCCGACCGACGAGGAACTGGAGATCGCCACGCAGACCTACGCACTCGTGGGCGCGTCCCACGACCTCATCTGA
- the pta gene encoding phosphate acetyltransferase, whose product MTRSVYVTGIDRGDGRQVVELGVMELLTRQVDRVGVFRPLVHDGPDRLFELLRARYRLTQDPASVYGMDYHEASTLQAEQGADELVSSLVDRFHLVARDYDVVLVLGTDFADTQFPDELALNARLANEFGASVIPVVGGRGQTAESVRAETRNAYRAYDGLGCDVLAMVVNRVAPADRADISERIDHRLPVPCYVLPDEPALSAPTVAQITHALGGKVLLGDDAGLARDALDFVFGGAMLPNFLNALTPGCLVVTPGDRADLVVGSLAAHSAGTPPIAGVLLTLNERPSDEVLTLAARLAPGTPVISVAGNSFPIAAELFSLEGKLNAATPRKAETALGLFERYVDTSDLLRRVSAPSSDRLTPMMFEHKLLEQARSDKRRVVLPEGTEARVLHAAEVLLRRGVCDLTLLGPVDQIRKKAADLGIDLGDSQLIDPVTSELRERFAEKYAALRAHKGVTVELAYDVVADVNYFGTLMVQEGLADGMVSGSVHSTAATIRPAFEIIKTKPDTKIVSSVFFMCLADKVLVYGDCAVNPDPDAEQLCDIAIQSAVTAEQFGVEPRIAMLSYSTGTSGSGADVDKVREATDLVRLRRDDLKIEGPIQYDAAVEPTVAATKLPDSEVAGQASVLIFPDLNTGNNTYKAVQRSAGAIAVGPVLQGLRKPVNDLSRGALVQDIVNTVVITAIQAQTSSRA is encoded by the coding sequence GTGACCCGCAGCGTCTACGTGACCGGGATCGACCGCGGCGACGGCCGCCAGGTCGTCGAGCTGGGGGTCATGGAGCTCCTGACTCGCCAGGTCGACCGGGTGGGCGTCTTCCGTCCACTCGTCCACGACGGCCCGGACCGGCTCTTCGAGCTGCTGCGCGCCCGCTACCGGCTGACCCAGGACCCGGCGAGCGTGTACGGCATGGACTACCACGAGGCGTCCACGCTCCAGGCCGAGCAGGGCGCGGACGAGCTGGTCTCCTCCCTCGTCGACCGCTTCCACCTCGTCGCCCGTGACTACGACGTCGTCCTCGTCCTGGGCACCGACTTCGCCGACACCCAGTTCCCGGACGAGCTGGCGCTGAACGCGCGGCTCGCGAACGAGTTCGGCGCCTCCGTGATCCCCGTGGTCGGCGGACGCGGGCAGACCGCCGAGTCCGTGCGCGCCGAGACGCGCAACGCCTACCGCGCGTACGACGGTCTGGGCTGCGACGTCCTCGCCATGGTCGTGAACCGGGTGGCCCCGGCCGACCGCGCCGACATCAGCGAGCGGATCGACCACCGTCTGCCCGTCCCCTGTTACGTGCTGCCCGACGAACCCGCCCTCTCCGCGCCCACCGTCGCGCAGATCACCCACGCCCTCGGCGGCAAGGTGCTCCTCGGCGACGACGCGGGCCTCGCCCGGGACGCGCTCGACTTCGTCTTCGGCGGCGCCATGCTGCCGAACTTCCTGAACGCCCTGACCCCGGGATGCCTCGTGGTCACCCCGGGCGATCGCGCCGACCTGGTCGTCGGCTCGCTCGCCGCGCACAGTGCCGGCACCCCGCCCATAGCCGGCGTGCTCCTGACCCTGAACGAGCGGCCCAGCGACGAGGTCCTCACCCTCGCCGCCCGCCTCGCCCCCGGCACCCCGGTGATCTCGGTGGCCGGCAACTCCTTCCCTATCGCGGCCGAACTCTTCTCCCTGGAGGGGAAGTTGAACGCCGCCACCCCCCGCAAGGCGGAGACCGCCCTCGGCCTCTTCGAGCGGTACGTCGACACCAGCGACCTGCTCAGGCGCGTCTCCGCGCCGAGCAGCGACCGCCTCACCCCGATGATGTTCGAGCACAAGCTCCTCGAACAGGCCCGCTCCGACAAGCGCCGCGTCGTGCTCCCCGAGGGCACCGAGGCCCGCGTCCTGCACGCCGCGGAGGTGCTGCTGCGCCGGGGCGTGTGCGACCTGACGCTGCTCGGTCCGGTCGACCAGATCCGCAAGAAGGCCGCCGACCTCGGCATCGACCTGGGCGACAGCCAGCTGATCGACCCGGTCACCTCCGAGCTGCGCGAACGCTTCGCCGAGAAGTACGCCGCCCTGCGCGCCCACAAGGGCGTCACCGTCGAGCTGGCCTACGACGTCGTCGCCGACGTGAACTACTTCGGGACGCTGATGGTGCAGGAGGGGCTCGCCGACGGCATGGTCTCCGGCTCCGTGCACTCCACCGCCGCGACCATCCGGCCCGCCTTCGAGATCATCAAGACCAAGCCGGACACCAAGATCGTCTCGTCCGTCTTCTTCATGTGCCTCGCCGACAAGGTCCTGGTCTACGGCGACTGCGCGGTGAACCCCGACCCGGACGCCGAGCAGCTCTGCGACATCGCCATCCAGTCGGCCGTCACGGCCGAACAGTTCGGCGTCGAGCCCCGGATCGCCATGCTGTCGTACTCGACGGGGACGTCCGGGTCGGGCGCCGACGTCGACAAGGTGCGCGAGGCCACCGACCTGGTACGGCTGCGCCGCGACGATCTGAAGATCGAGGGGCCGATCCAGTACGACGCCGCGGTCGAACCGACCGTCGCGGCGACCAAGCTGCCGGACTCGGAGGTCGCCGGGCAGGCGTCCGTGCTGATCTTCCCCGACCTGAACACCGGCAACAACACCTACAAGGCCGTACAGCGCTCGGCCGGCGCGATCGCCGTCGGCCCGGTCCTGCAGGGCCTGCGCAAGCCCGTCAACGACCTGTCCCGCGGGGCGCTGGTACAGGACATTGTCAACACGGTCGTGATCACGGCGATCCAGGCCCAGACTTCGAGCAGGGCATGA
- a CDS encoding ATP-dependent 6-phosphofructokinase, with protein MRIGVLTAGGDCPGLNAVIRSVVHRAVTNFGDEVIGFEDGYAGLLDGRYRTLDLNAVSGILARGGTILGSSRLQRDRLREACENAQDMAREFGIDVLIPIGGEGTLTAARMLSDAGLPVVGVPKTIDNDISSTDRTFGFDTAVGVATEAMDRLKTTAESHQRVMVVEVMGRHAGWIALESGMAAGAHGICLPERPFDPSHVMAMVEERFARGKKFAVICVAEGAHPVEGTMDYGHGAIDQFGHERFQGIGTALAYELERRLGKEAKPVILGHVQRGGTPTAYDRVLATRFGWHAVEAAHRGDFGRMTALRGTDVLMVPLAEAVTELKTVPKDRMDEAESVF; from the coding sequence ATGCGTATCGGAGTTCTCACCGCAGGCGGCGACTGCCCGGGCCTGAACGCCGTGATCCGGTCGGTCGTGCACCGAGCGGTCACCAATTTCGGGGACGAGGTCATCGGCTTCGAGGACGGCTACGCGGGCTTGCTCGACGGCCGCTACCGCACCCTCGACCTCAACGCGGTCAGCGGCATCCTCGCCCGTGGCGGCACGATTCTCGGCTCCTCGCGACTGCAGCGCGACCGGCTCCGCGAGGCCTGCGAGAACGCGCAGGACATGGCCCGCGAGTTCGGCATCGACGTGCTGATCCCGATCGGCGGCGAGGGCACGCTGACGGCCGCCCGGATGCTGTCGGACGCGGGGCTGCCGGTGGTCGGTGTCCCCAAGACGATCGACAACGACATCTCGTCGACCGACCGGACCTTCGGCTTCGACACGGCGGTGGGGGTGGCCACGGAGGCCATGGACCGTCTGAAGACCACCGCCGAGTCCCACCAGCGTGTGATGGTCGTCGAGGTCATGGGGCGGCACGCGGGCTGGATCGCCCTGGAGTCCGGCATGGCGGCCGGCGCCCACGGCATCTGTCTGCCCGAGCGCCCCTTCGACCCGTCCCACGTGATGGCGATGGTCGAGGAGCGTTTCGCCCGCGGCAAGAAGTTCGCGGTCATCTGCGTCGCCGAGGGCGCCCACCCCGTCGAGGGCACCATGGACTACGGCCACGGTGCCATCGACCAGTTCGGCCACGAGCGCTTCCAGGGCATCGGTACGGCGCTGGCGTACGAGCTGGAGCGGCGCCTCGGCAAGGAGGCCAAGCCGGTCATCCTCGGCCATGTGCAGCGGGGCGGCACCCCGACCGCGTACGACCGGGTGCTCGCCACGCGGTTCGGCTGGCACGCGGTGGAGGCGGCGCACCGGGGTGACTTCGGCCGGATGACGGCGCTGCGGGGGACGGACGTGCTGATGGTGCCGCTGGCGGAGGCGGTCACGGAGCTGAAGACGGTGCCGAAGGACCGGATGGACGAGGCGGAGTCGGTCTTCTAG
- a CDS encoding XRE family transcriptional regulator, translating into MGPEHVAYGMRASYGLPYVTPDLVLAWERGTTTPSGPELTALASVLWCSPGELIGAPRTLREHRVSRGLAQEDVARTVGLELLAYQRMEEADEWRGNDRQSVVLADTLELSLRDFITVTGRDDKLAELLRSAVTTRWQAYVRPVGKMIPLDRRLLEDVLQAMHSEYQGQMVATLSWSGGSAAADADDSGRDFLDRIVDHFWAMVQRTTY; encoded by the coding sequence ATGGGCCCGGAGCACGTCGCGTACGGGATGAGAGCCTCGTACGGGCTGCCGTACGTCACCCCCGACCTCGTCCTGGCCTGGGAGAGAGGGACGACCACCCCCAGCGGGCCCGAACTCACCGCGCTCGCGAGCGTGTTGTGGTGTTCGCCGGGTGAACTCATCGGCGCGCCAAGGACGTTGCGTGAGCACCGCGTGTCACGCGGGCTGGCCCAGGAGGACGTCGCCCGTACCGTCGGCCTTGAACTCCTCGCCTACCAGCGGATGGAGGAGGCCGACGAGTGGCGCGGCAACGACCGGCAGTCGGTCGTCCTCGCCGACACCCTCGAACTGTCGCTGCGGGACTTCATCACCGTCACGGGACGCGACGACAAGCTGGCCGAGCTCTTGCGCAGCGCGGTGACCACGCGCTGGCAGGCGTACGTCCGTCCGGTCGGGAAGATGATCCCGCTGGACCGGCGCCTCCTGGAGGACGTCCTCCAGGCGATGCACTCGGAGTACCAGGGGCAGATGGTGGCCACGCTCAGCTGGAGCGGCGGATCGGCCGCCGCCGACGCCGACGACTCCGGCCGAGACTTCCTCGACCGGATCGTCGATCACTTCTGGGCGATGGTCCAGAGAACCACGTACTGA
- a CDS encoding GNAT family N-acetyltransferase yields MTTAPRLEQITPGNFDTAIGLKVRPDQEHLVAPVVKSLAEAYVYPGVAWPRLIVDGERTVGFLMAFFDINWDGGETGTDLRSGLWRLNIAAAEQGRGYGRFAVEAVAAEIRRRGGTRLTVTWHPGETGPEGFYLGLGFKLTGETSGGQTVGVLEWEEE; encoded by the coding sequence ATGACGACCGCACCGCGCCTCGAGCAGATCACCCCTGGCAATTTCGACACCGCGATCGGACTGAAGGTCCGCCCCGATCAGGAGCACCTGGTCGCGCCCGTCGTGAAGTCGCTGGCCGAGGCCTATGTGTATCCGGGTGTCGCCTGGCCCCGCCTCATCGTGGACGGGGAGCGGACCGTCGGGTTTTTGATGGCCTTCTTCGACATCAACTGGGACGGAGGCGAGACGGGCACCGACCTCCGCTCCGGGCTGTGGCGTCTGAACATCGCGGCCGCGGAACAGGGCAGGGGGTACGGCCGCTTCGCGGTCGAGGCCGTGGCCGCCGAGATCAGGCGCCGCGGCGGCACCCGTCTCACGGTCACCTGGCATCCCGGCGAGACCGGCCCGGAAGGCTTCTATCTCGGGCTGGGATTCAAGCTGACCGGAGAGACGAGCGGGGGGCAGACGGTGGGGGTGCTGGAGTGGGAGGAGGAGTAG
- a CDS encoding carbohydrate ABC transporter permease — translation MPVRTTPRSRRTGRRLAADAGLLVVAAAFALPLAWVVLSALDPHAGLRVQVPDGLTLDNFDAVLKPDITYTPLLNSLILCGGGTLLTVVCAALAAYPLSRFRSRLNRPFLLTILFATCLPITAIMVPVYALFVRVNLIDTVQGTIFFFAASQLPFAIWLMKNFMDGVPKELEEAAWTDGASSLQSLVRIVLPLMGPGVAVVTVFSFVMMWGNFFVPFMLLLTPDQMPASVSINDFFGNRGTVVYGQLAAFSVIYSTPVILLYVLVARRLGGGFALGGAVKG, via the coding sequence ATGCCGGTCCGTACGACACCGAGGTCCCGCCGCACCGGCCGCCGGCTGGCCGCCGACGCGGGCCTGCTGGTGGTGGCGGCCGCCTTCGCCCTCCCGCTCGCCTGGGTGGTCCTGTCCGCCCTCGACCCGCACGCGGGCCTCAGGGTGCAGGTCCCGGACGGTCTCACGCTGGACAACTTCGACGCGGTCCTGAAACCGGACATCACCTACACACCGCTGCTCAACAGCCTGATCCTGTGCGGAGGCGGGACACTGCTCACGGTGGTGTGCGCGGCGCTGGCCGCGTATCCGCTGTCGCGGTTCCGCTCGCGACTGAACCGTCCCTTCCTCCTGACGATCCTCTTCGCGACGTGCCTGCCGATCACGGCGATCATGGTCCCGGTGTACGCGTTGTTCGTACGGGTGAACCTCATCGACACCGTGCAGGGCACGATCTTCTTCTTCGCCGCGTCCCAACTCCCCTTCGCCATCTGGCTGATGAAGAACTTCATGGACGGCGTGCCGAAGGAGCTGGAGGAGGCGGCGTGGACGGACGGGGCGTCGTCGCTCCAGTCCCTGGTACGGATCGTGCTGCCGCTGATGGGGCCGGGGGTGGCGGTGGTGACGGTCTTCTCGTTCGTGATGATGTGGGGGAACTTCTTCGTCCCGTTCATGCTCCTGCTGACACCGGACCAGATGCCGGCGTCCGTGAGCATCAACGACTTCTTCGGAAACCGGGGAACGGTGGTCTACGGACAACTGGCCGCGTTCTCGGTCATCTACTCGACGCCGGTGATCCTGCTGTACGTACTGGTGGCCAGGCGATTGGGCGGGGGGTTCGCGTTGGGCGGCGCGGTCAAGGGGTGA
- a CDS encoding sugar ABC transporter permease: MRLRRSLTRALPLTPAVALLLLFLAGPIAYCAYIAFTDLQLTGQAHSSFVGFENFRAAFRDDAFLNAVWLTLVFTVLSSLVGQNTLGLALASLMQRASKPVRTVVGGIVVTAWVLPEVVAGFLLYAFFRREGTLNAILDWLHLPTQNWLFTLPILAVSFANVWRGTAFSMLVYSAALNEIPKEITEAAEVDGAGGWRRMWHITLPMIRRSIGTNLMLNTLQTLSVFGLIWVMTRGGPGNRSQTLPLFMYEQAFQKSMIGYGTAVALLLLVVGSLFSLVYMRLLRTEV, from the coding sequence GTGAGGCTGCGCCGCAGCCTGACCCGCGCCCTCCCCCTCACCCCCGCCGTCGCCCTCCTGCTCCTCTTCCTGGCGGGCCCGATCGCGTACTGCGCGTACATCGCCTTCACCGACCTCCAGCTCACCGGCCAGGCGCACTCGTCCTTCGTCGGCTTCGAGAACTTCCGGGCGGCGTTCAGGGACGACGCGTTCCTGAACGCGGTCTGGCTGACGCTGGTGTTCACGGTCCTGTCGTCACTGGTCGGCCAGAACACGCTGGGCCTGGCGCTGGCTTCGCTGATGCAGCGGGCGTCGAAGCCGGTGCGGACGGTCGTGGGCGGGATCGTGGTCACGGCGTGGGTGCTGCCGGAGGTGGTGGCGGGGTTCCTGCTGTACGCGTTCTTCCGACGGGAAGGCACGCTGAACGCGATCCTGGACTGGCTCCACCTGCCCACCCAGAACTGGCTGTTCACGCTGCCGATCCTGGCGGTGTCGTTCGCGAACGTCTGGCGGGGGACGGCCTTCTCCATGCTGGTGTACTCGGCGGCCCTGAACGAGATACCGAAGGAGATCACCGAGGCGGCGGAGGTGGACGGGGCGGGTGGCTGGCGCCGCATGTGGCACATCACGCTGCCGATGATCCGCCGCTCGATCGGCACGAACCTGATGCTCAACACCCTTCAGACGCTGTCGGTGTTCGGGCTGATCTGGGTGATGACGAGGGGCGGCCCGGGGAACAGGAGCCAGACGCTGCCGCTCTTCATGTACGAGCAGGCCTTCCAAAAGAGCATGATCGGATACGGCACCGCGGTGGCGCTGCTCCTGCTGGTGGTCGGCTCGCTGTTCTCGCTGGTGTACATGCGGCTGCTGCGGACGGAGGTCTGA